The window GTAGGCGGTTTCGCAGATGTCCAGCGTCTCACGCACGTTGTGGTCGGTGATCAGTACACCGATGCCCTTGGCCTTGAGATGGTGGATGATCTGCTTGATGTCGCCGACCGAAATCGGGTCGACACCGGCGAACGGTTCGTCGAGCAGGATGAATTTTGGCGCAGTCGCCAGAGCGCGGGCGATTTCCACCCGGCGGCGTTCACCACCCGACAGGCTCATGCCGAGGTTGTCGCGGATGTGGCTGATGTGGAATTCCTGCAGCAGGCTTTCCAGCTCTTTGCGACGGCCGGCCTTGTCGAGCTCCTGACGGGTCTCGAGGATGGCCATGATGTTGTCGGCCACCGACAGTTTGCGGAAGATCGATGCTTCTTGCGGCAGATAGCCGATACCGGCCTTGGCGCGGCCATGCATTGGCTGGTGGCTGACGTCCAGATCGTCGATCAGCACACGACCCTGATCGGCCTGTACCAGGCCGACTATCATATAGAAGCAGGTGGTCTTGCCGGCGCCGTTCGGGCCGAGCAGGCCGACGATCTGGCCGCTGTCGATCGACAGGCTGACGTCACGCACGACCTGGCGGCTTTTATAGGCCTTGGCCAGGTGCTGAGCTTTCAGAGTTGCCATTACTGGGTTTTCTCGTCGGTTTTCTTCTTCGGCTGGATCACCATGTCGATGCGCGGACGCGACTCGGTGACCTTGCTGCCGGTAGCGCGACCGGCGCTGGCGAGTTTCTTCACGGTGTCATAGACGATTTTCTCGCCTTGAGTCGTGTTGTTGTCCTTGTCGACAACCTTGGCCTTGTCGATCAGCACAACGCGGTTTTGCGCGGCGTGGTACTGAATCGTCACGCCCCAGCCCTGAACAGGCTTGGTGTCGCCAGCGGTCTGCAGTTGTTCGAAGTAGGCGAGGTTGCCCACCGAGGTCACCACGTCGATGTCACCGGTCGGCGTGCGAGTGATGGTCACGGTGTTGCCGGTAACCTTCATCGAGCCCTGAGTGATGATGACGTCGCCTTTATAAGTGGCAATGCCATTCTTGTCGTCCAGTTGGGCGTCGTCGGCCTGGATGCGGATCGGCTGTTGCTGATCGTTCGGCAGAGCCCAGGCGCTCACGCTTCCCAGTGCTGCGCCCAGACTGAGCAAAATAGGGAGGGTTTTAACGAGCCTCATACTGTCCTCTTACGTTCGATAGCAGGTGTATCCTGCTTTCCTTCAGATACGCTTTCATTCCCACGCCAGTCGATACACCGCCAGCGCCGTCGATTCTAACGGGTTGCTCGGTCTGCGCATATTGTTCCTGCGGGAACACGGTCATGCGCGTGGAGGTAACCAGCAAATCGCGGTTTTGCTCATCGGTGCGCTTGATGCGTACCGAATCGATCAATTCGACCTGGGTGCCGCCCGAATTCACTTCGCCGCGCTCACTGGTCACATGCCACGGAAATTCCGTCCCGCGGTACATGTTCAGGTCAGGCTTGGTGACCAGCGTGATGTCGGTCGCCTTGACGTGCTCGGCCTTGTCGGAGGTCATTTCATATTGCACTTTGCCGTCCGGCAGGTATTGCAGGGTATGCGTATTGGTTGCATACCAGTCGATAGGGGTTTCGACGGACGTGACCGGAGGCTTGTCGAGGAAGCGTTCCGGGCTGATGTTCCAGTAGCCTACCGCAGCGAATATCGCCGCGATGCAGCCGAACAGCAGGAAGTTGCGAAATTTTTTGCTAAACATGGTTTGGCTCACAGGTACGCGGCGTTGGCCGCATCAAGGCGGCCCTGGGCGCGCAGGATCAATTCGCAGAATTCGCGGGCGGCACCTTCGCCGCCACGGGCCCGAGTCACGCCGTGAGCGTGTTCGCGGACGAAATCGGCAGCGTTGGCAACGGCCATGCCCAGTCCCACGCGGCGAATCACCGGCAGGTCGGGCAGATCGTCACCGAGGTAGGCGACCTGTTCATAGCTTAGGCCCAGTTGTTCAAGTAGACCGTCCAGAACCACCAATTTGTCTTCGCGCCCCTGAAACAGGTGCGGGATGCCCAGGTTTTTCGCCCGGCGCTCGACCACGGGGGTTTTGCGTCCGCTGATGATGGCGGTCTGTACGCCGGCGTTCATCAGCATTTTGATGCCTTGGCCGTCGAGCGTATTGAATGTCTTGAATTCACTGCCGTCTTCAAGGAAATACAGACGTCCGTCAGTGAGGACGCCGTCGACATCGAAAACTGCCAGTTTGATGGCTTTGCCGCGTTGCAGCAGATCGGTGCTCATTTACATCACTCCTGCGCGCAGCAGATCGGAGAGGTTGAACGCGCCGACCGGGCGATCTTCCTCATCGACAACGACCAGTGCGTTGATTCGGTGGTCTTCCATGATTTTCAGGGCTTCGGCGGCGAGCATCTCCGGCCGGGCGGTCTTGCCGTGGGCGGTCATGACCTGGTCGATGGTGGCGCTGCGAATGTCGATGCTGCGATCCAGGGTGCGGCGCAAATCGCCGTCGGTGAAGATCCCGGCCAGTTTGCCGTCGGCTTCAAGGATTACGGTCATGCCCAGACCCTTGCGGGTCATTTCCATCAGCGCGTCCTTGAGCAGCGTGCCGCGCTGCACTTGCGGCAATTCCTGCCCGGCGTGCATGACGTTTTCCACCTTCAGCAGCAGACGACGGCCGAGGGCGCCACCCGGGTGGGAGAAGGCGAAGTCTTCGGCGGTGAAACCGCGCGCTTCCAGCAATGCCACAGCCAGGGCATCGCCCATGACCAGTGCGGCAGTGGTGGAGGAGGTCGGGGCCAGGTTCAGCGGGCAGGCTTCATGCTCGACGTGTACGTTGAGGTTGACTTCGGCGGCCTTGGCCAGCGGCGAGGCCGGGTTGCCGGTCACGCTGATCAACTGGATGCCCAGTCGCTTGATCAGCGGCAGCAGGGTGACGATTTCGTTGGTCGAGCCGGAATTCGACAGCGCGAGGATCACGTCATCGCGAGTGATCATGCCCATGTCGCCATGACTGGCTTCGGCCGGGTGTACGAAAAATGCCGGGGTGCCGGTGCTGGCCAGCGTCGCGGCAATCTTGTTACCGACGTGCCCGGATTTGCCCATGCCGACCACCACAACACGGCCCTTGCTGGCCAGAATCATCTCGCAAGCGCGTACGAAATCGGCGTCGATATGGGGCAACAAGCCTTGTACGGCTTCCACTTCGAGGCGGATGGTGCGTTGTGCCGATTGGATCAGGTCGCTGGATTGGCTCATGTCAGAAATCGTATAGCCCGATGAAAAGGCGGCGATTATAGCGGTTATGTTGGAAAGCCTCACGCAAGTTCGTCGTGCTTTGTCATTACTCGTTACCAAAACCCGGGGAAACAGCCGCCAGACCTGTCATATCGCCGAACACGGGCCGGTACAAGCCTTGGGCGCTTGGCCTTTGCAGTGATATAGTTCGCCGCCAGTTCGGCCTGCCCGGGATGTACGTGCTTTTTAAGTAAAGCCAGGCGTCCGAGTGAGAGGTTGCATCGCAAGGAGTTTAGATGAGTGCCGATAACGCCTACGCGGTCGAGCTGAAGGGAGTCTCCTTCAAGCGCGGTGCGCGCAGCATTTTCAATAACGTCGATATTCGCATCCCGCGCGGCAAGGTCACCGGCATCATGGGGCCTTCCGGGTGTGGCAAGACCACGCTGTTACGGTTGATGGGCGCACAGTTGCGTCCGTCCAGTGGCGAAGTCTGGGTCAACGGTCAGAATCTGCCTGCGCTGTCGCGCAGCGATCTGTTCGATGCGCGCAAGCACATGGGTGTGCTGTTTCAGAGCGGCGCACTGTTCACCGATCTCGATGTGTTCGAGAACGTCGCTTTTCCCCTGCGCGTTCATACCCAATTGCCCGAAGAAATGATCCGCGACATCGTTCTGCTGAAATTGCAGGCGGTCGGTCTGCGCGGCGCTATCGAGCTGATGCCCGATGAACTGTCCGGCGGCATGAAACGCCGCGTGGCGCTGGCACGGGCGATTGCGCTCGATCCGCAGATTCTCATGTACGACGAACCGTTCGTCGGTCAGGATCCGATTGCCATGGGCGTGCTGGTGCGACTGATCCGTCTGCTTAACGATGCGTTGGGGATCACCAGCATCGTGGTGTCCCACGATCTGGCCGAAACCGCGAGCATCGCCGACTACATCTATGTAGTGGGTGATGGTCAGGTGCTGGGGCAGGGCACGCCGGATGAATTGATGAACTCGGATGAACCGCGTATTCGTCAGTTCATGACCGGCAATCCCGATGGCCCGGTGCCGTACCATTTTCCAGCGACGGATTACCGCGCAGATCTTCTGGGGAAGCGCTGATGCGCAGAATTTCATTAATAGAACGCGTGCGCCGTTTCGGCGAAGCGGCGATCGACGCCATTGCGGTGTTCGGTCGAGCAACGCTATTCCTGTTTCACGCCTTGTTGGGGCGTGGCGGGATCAGCGGCGGTTTCGGTTTGCTGGTCAAACAACTGCATTCGGTCGGCGTGATGTCGCTGGTGATCATCGTGGTCTCCGGTATTTTCATCGGCATGGTGCTGGCGCTGCAGGGCTTCAGCATTCTGTCGAGCTATGGTTCGGAGCAGGCAGTGGGGCAGATGGTTGCACTGACGCTGTTGCGTGAACTCGGCCCGGTGGTGACCGCACTGCTGTTCGCCGGGCGCGCCGGATCGGCACTGACCGCAGAAATCGGCAACATGAAGTCCACCGAACAGCTTTCCAGCCTGGAAATGATCGGTGTCGACCCGCTCAAATACATTATTGCCCCGCGTCTGTGGGCCGGTTTCATTTCCCTGCCGGTGCTGGCGATGATTTTCAGCGTGGTGGGTATCTGGGGCGGCTCGTGGGTGGCTGTCGACTGGCTGGGCGTGTATGAAGGCTCGTACTGGGCGAACATGCAAAACAGCGTGAACTTCACCAGTGACGTGCTCAACGGCGTCATCAAAAGTATCGTGTTTGCCTTCGTAGTGACCTGGATCGCCGTATTTCAAGGCTATGACTGTGAGCCCACTTCCGAGGGCATCAGTCGCGCCACCACCAAGACCGTAGTGTTTGCCTCGCTGGCAGTGCTGGGCCTGGACTTTATTCTGACCGCTTTGATGTTTGGAGATTTCTGATGCAAAACCGCACCCTGGAAATCGGTGTCGGCCTGTTCCTGCTGGCAGGGATCCTGGCTTTGTTGCTGCTTGCTTTGCGGGTCAGTGGCCTGTCTCCGACTTCGACCACCGACACCTATAAACTTTATGCCTACTTCGACAATATCGCCGGTTTGACGGTCAGAGCCAAAGTGACCATGGCCGGTGTGACCATCGGCAAGGTCACCGCAATCGATCTGGATCGCGACAGCTTCACCGGTCGGGTGACCTTGCAAGTGGACAAGAAGGTCGACAATCTGCCGACCGACTCCACAGCATCTATCCTGACTGCGGGTCTGCTGGGCGAGAAATACATCGGTATCAGCGTGGGAGGGGAGGACACCCGTCTGAAGGATGGTGGAACCATCCACGACACGCAGTCGTCTCTGGTACTGGAAGACCTGATCGGTAAATTCCTGCTCAATACCGTTAGCAAAGACGCCAAATGAGGAGCTTTTGAATGATCTCTACCTTGCGACGTGGCCTGTTGGTGTTACTCGCGACACTGCCACTGATGGGTACCGCTGTGGCGGCACAGTCGGCGCACGATCTGGTTCAGGACACCACGAACCGGATGCTTTCCGATCTGCAGGCCAATAAAGAGAAGTACAAGCAGGATCCGCAGGATTTCTATACGGCGTTGAACACCATCGTCGGCCCGGTGGTGGATGCCGAAGGTATTTCCAAAAGCATCATGACGGTCAAGTATTCGCGCAAGGCTACGCCGGCGCAGATGCGGACCTTCGAGGAAAACTTCAAGAAAGGCCTGTTTCAGTTCTACGGCAACGCCTTGCTCGAATACAACAACCAGGGCATTACCGTCGATCCTGCCAAGGATGAGTCGGGTGACCGCACCAGCGTTGGCATGACCGTCAAGGGCAGCAACGGCGCGATCTATCCTGTGCAATACACGCTGGAGAAGATCAACGGCGAGTGGAAACTGCGCAACGTGATCATCAACGGCATCAACATCGGCAAGCTGTTCCGTGATCAGTTCGCCGACGCGATGCAGCGCAACGGCAATGATCTGGACAAGACCATCAACAACTGGGCAGGTGAAGTGGCCAAGGCCAAGCAAACCACCGAGCAAGCTGCCGAGAAGCCAGCGCAATGAATGAGGCGGCAGTTCGTATGAGTGATGTCGACGAGCTATTGCTCAGCGGAGTGCTGGACTACCGCACCGGCCCTGACCTGCGCAAGGAAGGTCAGGCGCTGATCAAGTCGAGCAAGGCTGCTTCGCTGGTCATTGATTGCTCGGCAGTGAAGAAGTCCAGCAGCGTCGGTTTGTCGTTGCTGCTGTGCTTCATCCGTGATGCACAAGCCGCCGGCAAAGCGGTCAGCATCCGGGCGATGCCCGAAGACATGCGCGAAATCGCTCAGGTCAGCGAACTGACCGAGCTGTTGGCGCAACCCTGAACCCGCATCGATAAAGAAGCCCCCCGTCAGAGTCCTGCCAATGCGGGGTTCGCAGGCGCGGGGCTTTTTTGTATGATGTCCGACCCGTGCGCACAGGGCGCCGATTGAGGTTGAGCATGCAGGCCGTAGAAGTGAAGAGCTTCCTTGAAGGAAAGCTGCCCGGAACGTTGGTAGAAGTTGAGGGCGAAGGCTGCAATTTCCAGCTGAACGTGATTAGCGATGAACTGGCGGCGTTGAGCCCGGTGAAGCGTCAGCAGCAGATCTATGCCCATTTGAACCCATGGATCACCGATGGCAGCATCCATGCGGTCACTATGAAATTTTTCAGCAGCGCGGCCTGGGCCGAGCGCACCTGAGCCTAAGGGCGTCGAGATTCTTATGGATAAATTGATTATTACTGGTGGCGCTCGTCTTGATGGCGAGATCCGCATTTCCGGGGCAAAGAACTCTGCCCTGCCGATCCTGGCCGCCACCCTGCTGTGCGATGGCCCGGTGACGGTCGGCAACCTGCCGCACCTGCACGACATCACCACCATGATCGAGCTGTTCGGGCGCATGGGCATTGAGCCGGTGATTGACGAGAAGCTCAGCGTCGAAATCGACCCACGCACCATCAAGACCCTGATCGCGCCGTACGAACTGGTGAAAACCATGCGTGCCTCGATTCTGGTACTGGGCCCGATGGTTGCCCGTTTCGGTGAAGCCGAAGTCGCGCTGCCTGGCGGTTGCGCCATCGGTTCGCGTCCGGTCGACCTGCACATTCGCGGTCTCGAAGCCATGGGCGCAGTGATCGACGTCGAAGGCGGCTACATCAAGGCCAAGGCGCCTGAAGGCGGCCTGCGCGGTGCACAATTCTTCTTCGATACCGTCAGCGTGACCGGTACCGAAAACATCATGATGGCCGCTGCTCTGGCCAAGGGCCGCAGCGTGCTGCAGAACGCCGCGCGCGAGCCTGAAGTGGTTGACCTGGCGAACTTCCTCAACGCCATGGGCGCCAAGGTTTCCGGCGCTGGCACCGACACCATCACCATTGATGGCGTCGAGCGTCTGGGTTCGTGCTTCTACAAAGTCATGCCTGACCGTATCGAAACCGGCACCTACCTGGTGGCTGCTGCGGTCACCGGTGGTCGCGTCAAGGTCAAGGACACCGATCCGACCATCCTTGAAGCGGTTCTGGAAAAGCTTCGTGAGTCCGGCGCAGAAATCACCTGCGGTGAAGACTGGATCGAGCTGAACATGCACGGCAAGCGCCCGAAAGCGGTCAACGTGCGCACCGCGCCGTACCCGGCGTTCCCGACCGACATGCAGGCGCAGTTCATCTCGCTCAACGCCATTGCCGAAGGCACTGGTGCCGTGATCGAGACGATCTTCGAAAACCGTTTCATGCACGTTTATGAACTGCACCGCATGGGCGCCAAGATCCAGGTCGAAGGCAACACCGCCATCGTTACCGGTACTGAAGTGCTGAAGGGCGCGCCTGTGATGGCGACCGACCTGCGGGCGTCGGCCAGCCTGGTGATCTCGGCACTGGTTGCCGAAGGCGATACCCTGATCGACCGCATCTACCACATCGACCGTGGTTACGAGTGCATCGAAGAAAAACTGCAGATGCTGGGCGCCAAGATCCGTCGCGTTCCGGGCTGATCGCTGCATCGGGACACAGGGACGTGTCCACTGAATTCGTTTCGAATCGAGGTTTTCATCCGTGAAAACCTCGATGTGTGTCCGGCGCCGATTGCGACCGGACATGAGTACCTTGATAAGGACTGACGTTTCCCATGTTGACCATCGCACTGTCCAAGGGCCGTATCCTTGACGACACGCTGCCGCTTCTCGCTGAAGCGGGCATCGTGCCGACCGAGAATCCGGACAAGAGCCGCAAGCTGATCATCCCCACGACGCAGGACGACGTACGCCTGCTGATCGTGCGCGCCACCGACGTGCCGACCTATGTCGAGCATGGCGCGGCCGACCTCGGCGTTGCCGGTAAAGATGTGCTGATGGAATACACCGGCCAGGGCCTGTACGAGCCACTGGATCTGCAGATCGCTCAGTGCAAACTGATGACCGCCGGCAAGATCGGCGCCGCCGAGCCCAAGGGCCGTCTGCGCGTGGCGACCAAGTTCGTCAACGTTGCCAAGCGTTACTACGCCGAACAGGGCCGTCAGGTCGACATCATCAAGCTCTATGGCTCGATGGAGCTGGCGCCGCTGATCGGTCTGGCGGACAAGATCATCGACGTGGTCGACACCGGCAACACCCTGCGCGCCAACGGCCTGGAACCTCAGGAACTGATCGCTACGATCAGCTCGCGCCTGGTGGTCAACAAGGCTTCGATGAAAATGCAACACGCCCGAATCCAGGCGTTGATCGATACCCTGCGCAACGCAGTGGAATCGCGACACCGCGGCTGATCTACCTGCGCGACCCCAGGTCGCGCCGTCTATCCGCCTCATAGCCAGAATTCTCAGGTGCCCAAGCGGATCGAATGATAGTTTCGGGCGCCTGAGTTTTTTGCCATTCCTATGAGGCTCTCGCTATGACCGCACCGACTGCAATTCGCCGACTCAACGCTGCTGACCCGGATTTCGCGCATCATCTGGATCATCTGCTGAGCTGGGAAAGTGTGTCTGACGACTCGGTCAATCAGCGCGTGCTGGACATCATCAAGGCTGTGCGCGAGCGCGGTGACGCGGCGCTGGTCGAGTTCACTCAGAAGTTCGACGGCCTCGAAGTCGCCTCGATGGCCGACCTGATCCTGCCGCGCGAGCGCCTGGAGCTGGCCCTGACTCGCATCACCGTGGCGCAGCGCGAAGCGCTGGAAAAAGCCGCCGCCCGTGTGCGCAGCTATCACGAAAAACAGAAACAGGACTCGTGGAGCTACACCGAAGCCGACGGCACTGTGCTCGGCCAGAAGGTCACGCCACTGGATCGCGCCGGCCTGTACGTGCCGGGCGGCAAGGCGTCGTACCCGTCGTCGGTGTTGATGAACGCGATTCCGGCCAAGGTTGCCGGCGTGACCGAAGTGGTCATGGTCGTGCCGACCCCGCGCGGTGAAATCAACGAACTGGTGCTGGCGGCCGCGTGCATCGCTGGTGTTGACCGGGTGTTCACCATCGGTGGCGCGCAAGCGGTTGCTGCTCTGGCTTATGGCACCGAAAGCGTGCCGCAAGTGGACAAGGTCGTTGGCCCGGGCAACATTTATGTCGCGACGGCCAAACGTCACGTATTTGGTCAGGTCGGCATCGACATGATCGCCGGCCCTTCGGAAATCCTTGTGGTCTGCGACGGCCAGACCGACCCGGACTGGATCGCCATGGATCTGTTCTCGCAAGCCGAGCACGACGAAGACGCCCAGGCGATTCTGGTCAGCCCTGACGCCGAGTTCCTCGACAAGGTCGCCGCCAGCATCGACAAACTGCTGCCGACCATGGACCGCGCGACCATCATCGAAACCTCGATCAATGGTCGCGGCGCGCTGATTCACGTGCGCGACATGGCGCAAGCCATCGAAGTCGCCAACCGTATCGCCCCGGAGCACCTGGAGTTGTCGGTCGCCGACCCGCAAGCGTGGTTGCCACAGATCCGTCACGCCGGCGCGATCTTCATGGGCCGTCACACCTCCGAAGCGCTGGGCGATTACTGCGCAGGCCCGAACCACGTATTGCCGACTTCCGGCACTGCGCGGTTCTCTTCGCCGCTGGGCGTGTACGACTTCCAGAAACGTTCGTCGATCATCTTCTGCTCCGAAGCAGGTGCTTCCGAGCTGGGTAAAACTGCATCGGTACTGGCCCGTGGCGAATCGCTCAGCGCGCACGCCCGCAGCGCCGAATACCGCATAAAAGACGACGACTTTCTTCAAGGGCAGGGGGAATGAGCATGAGTAAATTCTGGAGCCCGTTCGTCAAGGATCTGGTGCCTTATGTGCCGGGCGAACAGCCGAAGCTGACCAAGTTGGTCAAGCTCAACACCAACGAAAACCCGTATGGCCCATCGCCAAAAGCCTTGGCGGCGATGCAGACCGAACTCAATGACAACCTGCGCCTGTACCCGGATCCGAACAGCGATCTGCTGAAAAACGCCGTCGCCAAGTATTACGGCGTGCAGAGCAATCAGGTATTCCTCGGCAACGGCTCGGACGAAGTGCTTGCGCACATCTTCCACGGTCTGTTGCAGCACGAGCAGCGGATTCTGTTCCCGGACATCAGCTACAGCTTCTACCCGGTCTATTGCGGGTTGTATGGCATCAAGTTCGACGCCGTGCCGCTGGATGCGCAATTCCGGATCAACCCGGCGGACTACGCCAAGCCGAACGGCGGGATCATTTTCCCTAACCCGAACGCCCCGACCGGTTGCCTGTTGGCGCTGGACGCGGTCGAGCAAATCCTCAAGGCCAGCGCGGATTCGGTGGTGGTCGTGGACGAGGCTTACATCGACTTCGGCGGAGAGACGGCGATCAGTCTGGTGGATCGTTATCCAAACCTGTTGGTGACGCAGACCCTGTCCAAGTCGCGTTCGCTGGCCGGCCTGCGGGTCGGTCTGGCGGTTGGGCATCCGGATCTGATCGAGGCGCTGGAGCGGATCAAGAACAGCTTCAACTCCTATCCACTGGATCGTCTGGCGAATGTCGGCGCGGCGGCGGCATTCGAGGATCGCGAGTACTTCGACAAGACTTGCCGATTGGTCATCGAGAGTCGCGAGTGGGTGATTGCGCAGTTGCAGGCCAAAGGTTTTGAAGTGCTGCCGTCGGCAGCCAACTTCATCTTTGCCCGTCACCCGCAACACGATGCGGCAGGGCTGGCGGCGAAACTGCGCGAGCAGGGCGTGATCGTGCGGCACTTCAAGCAGGAGCGGATTGCACAGTTCCTGCGGATTTCGATTGGTACGCCGGAGCAGAATCAGGCGCTGATCGATGGGTTGGGTGATTTATAACTTTGTAAGTTGATCGTTCCCATACTGCGTGTGGGAACGATCAGTACAGGTTGGTTTTTACTGCTGTTTGAATGGTTTATTTGCTTATTTGTTTGACATTAAAATTTCCGTTTAACATGACAGCTTTATCACCATCAAGAAATAAAAAAGATCCATTTACAGATTTTAAGCCGTTGACTGTTCCAATCACGATGGATGCCGTGCCAAAGCTTGGGTAGCGGGTATCTTGTCCCGGGAGTTGGTAGGACCAAAAATGTGCGACATTCCCGTTATCCAAGTCCGCAGGATAGTCGAAGATATGAGTACCATCTTCAAGAGCAGGAGGGAAAACCAGCGTCACACCCGAATGTTCGTCGTTGCCAGTAATCGAGAAGGTAAACTGGATTTGTTTTCCTATAATAGTCAGCCCTTCAGGTGATCTTGCTTCCAACGTTCCGGTGCCGTTGCTTGTTTTAGATGACTTCATAACGTTATCCTTTTTTCGTTAATGATTCTGTTTGAGAGGGCAGAGAGCTCTATTCGTTTTTTCAGTCGTTAGTTTATTTTTATGAGTTGGCGCATGCCTACTGATATAAATGACAGGTTTTTAGCATGATTTGGAATATGTCGGAGGATTCTTGCTTCTAATGAATCAAGCCAGAGTTGAGTTTTTTTACTTGGATTCATAATTCGGAGCGGTAAACGGTAAATGTAAAAAGCCCCTTACCCTCTACCCAATATAGAGGGGATCGATTGAGGGGCTTTTCAGTATCTACACCGATCTGAGATATCGAGGTGTTTTGACGGAATAGGTGGGTGACTCCGCTTACTCGTGATGCGGCTCGCCAAGGAACGTCAGTGAGCTGAACAACCCACGACTGTCCACATCAGTGCTGCCCTTCACCGGTACCTCAACCTGCGCCGCAATCACATTCAACCCTTCATTACGCACCAGCACTTGCGCACGCCCATCCTTGTCAGTCTCGGTGCTCAAGGTGTTCGGCGAACTGCGATAATCGCCAATCAGTTTCACCCCCGCCGCCGGTTTGCCATCGAGCAACACCCGCACCGGCAATGAATTCCCCGGCCCAACGGTCAGCGGATCAACCTCCGGCAGAATCAGCAATTTGATCTGATCCAGTTTCGGCAACTTTGCGCCCGGCTGATAAATCGCCAGGCTGTATTTGAACGTCTCCGTCGCCTCGACAGCGCCGGGGACTTTGCTGCGTCCTTCGTTGATCCACTTCTTGTCGGCGGTTTGCGACCACATGCCGTTATTCAATGCCACGGCCATAACCGCAGGCGACTTCAATGGTTTTAGCCGTGCGTGATCCGCCA of the Pseudomonas sp. Seg1 genome contains:
- the murA gene encoding UDP-N-acetylglucosamine 1-carboxyvinyltransferase: MDKLIITGGARLDGEIRISGAKNSALPILAATLLCDGPVTVGNLPHLHDITTMIELFGRMGIEPVIDEKLSVEIDPRTIKTLIAPYELVKTMRASILVLGPMVARFGEAEVALPGGCAIGSRPVDLHIRGLEAMGAVIDVEGGYIKAKAPEGGLRGAQFFFDTVSVTGTENIMMAAALAKGRSVLQNAAREPEVVDLANFLNAMGAKVSGAGTDTITIDGVERLGSCFYKVMPDRIETGTYLVAAAVTGGRVKVKDTDPTILEAVLEKLRESGAEITCGEDWIELNMHGKRPKAVNVRTAPYPAFPTDMQAQFISLNAIAEGTGAVIETIFENRFMHVYELHRMGAKIQVEGNTAIVTGTEVLKGAPVMATDLRASASLVISALVAEGDTLIDRIYHIDRGYECIEEKLQMLGAKIRRVPG
- the hisG gene encoding ATP phosphoribosyltransferase, with product MLTIALSKGRILDDTLPLLAEAGIVPTENPDKSRKLIIPTTQDDVRLLIVRATDVPTYVEHGAADLGVAGKDVLMEYTGQGLYEPLDLQIAQCKLMTAGKIGAAEPKGRLRVATKFVNVAKRYYAEQGRQVDIIKLYGSMELAPLIGLADKIIDVVDTGNTLRANGLEPQELIATISSRLVVNKASMKMQHARIQALIDTLRNAVESRHRG
- the hisD gene encoding histidinol dehydrogenase, with protein sequence MTAPTAIRRLNAADPDFAHHLDHLLSWESVSDDSVNQRVLDIIKAVRERGDAALVEFTQKFDGLEVASMADLILPRERLELALTRITVAQREALEKAAARVRSYHEKQKQDSWSYTEADGTVLGQKVTPLDRAGLYVPGGKASYPSSVLMNAIPAKVAGVTEVVMVVPTPRGEINELVLAAACIAGVDRVFTIGGAQAVAALAYGTESVPQVDKVVGPGNIYVATAKRHVFGQVGIDMIAGPSEILVVCDGQTDPDWIAMDLFSQAEHDEDAQAILVSPDAEFLDKVAASIDKLLPTMDRATIIETSINGRGALIHVRDMAQAIEVANRIAPEHLELSVADPQAWLPQIRHAGAIFMGRHTSEALGDYCAGPNHVLPTSGTARFSSPLGVYDFQKRSSIIFCSEAGASELGKTASVLARGESLSAHARSAEYRIKDDDFLQGQGE
- the hisC gene encoding histidinol-phosphate transaminase produces the protein MSKFWSPFVKDLVPYVPGEQPKLTKLVKLNTNENPYGPSPKALAAMQTELNDNLRLYPDPNSDLLKNAVAKYYGVQSNQVFLGNGSDEVLAHIFHGLLQHEQRILFPDISYSFYPVYCGLYGIKFDAVPLDAQFRINPADYAKPNGGIIFPNPNAPTGCLLALDAVEQILKASADSVVVVDEAYIDFGGETAISLVDRYPNLLVTQTLSKSRSLAGLRVGLAVGHPDLIEALERIKNSFNSYPLDRLANVGAAAAFEDREYFDKTCRLVIESREWVIAQLQAKGFEVLPSAANFIFARHPQHDAAGLAAKLREQGVIVRHFKQERIAQFLRISIGTPEQNQALIDGLGDL
- a CDS encoding DUF4198 domain-containing protein, which translates into the protein MQYGKTLVLIAALFAGQVSAHGLWTEQRRGNIEVIYGHGAEDNAFKAQKISGAWAYDAGGKMIPVSVERLADHARLKPLKSPAVMAVALNNGMWSQTADKKWINEGRSKVPGAVEATETFKYSLAIYQPGAKLPKLDQIKLLILPEVDPLTVGPGNSLPVRVLLDGKPAAGVKLIGDYRSSPNTLSTETDKDGRAQVLVRNEGLNVIAAQVEVPVKGSTDVDSRGLFSSLTFLGEPHHE